In Sphingobacterium sp. lm-10, one DNA window encodes the following:
- a CDS encoding ABC transporter ATP-binding protein encodes MIKITNLQKFYRTEEVETVALNDLNIHVQEGEFVAVMGPSGCGKSTLLNIIGLLDDLDEGSYVFNSVEVAKFNERKRSDLRKHNIGFVFQSFNLIDELTVFENVELPLIYTNVPAAERKKRVEEVLEKVQIMHRRNHFPQQLSGGQQQRVAVARAVVNNPKLILADEPTGNLDSSNGNEVMNLLTELNEAGTTIVMVTHSEHDAKFSDRVIRMLDGQVIMETTTV; translated from the coding sequence ATGATTAAAATAACTAACCTCCAAAAATTTTACCGTACCGAAGAGGTAGAAACGGTAGCCTTGAATGACTTGAATATCCATGTGCAAGAAGGAGAGTTTGTCGCTGTGATGGGCCCGTCGGGATGTGGCAAGTCCACCCTGTTAAATATTATCGGATTATTAGATGATTTGGACGAAGGCAGCTATGTATTTAACAGTGTTGAAGTAGCCAAATTCAATGAGCGCAAGCGTTCAGATTTACGCAAGCACAACATCGGCTTTGTGTTTCAAAGTTTCAACCTGATTGATGAACTGACGGTATTTGAGAACGTGGAGCTGCCTTTGATCTACACCAATGTACCAGCCGCAGAACGCAAAAAACGGGTGGAAGAAGTATTGGAGAAAGTGCAGATCATGCATCGCCGGAATCACTTCCCGCAACAGCTATCTGGCGGTCAGCAACAGCGTGTGGCCGTAGCACGCGCCGTGGTAAATAATCCTAAACTGATTCTGGCCGATGAGCCTACAGGTAACCTGGATTCCTCGAACGGTAATGAGGTGATGAACCTGCTAACGGAATTGAACGAGGCAGGCACAACGATCGTGATGGTAACACACAGTGAGCATGATGCTAAATTCTCTGATCGCGTGATCCGCATGTTGGACGGACAGGTGATTATGGAAACAACTACCGTTTAA
- a CDS encoding sigma-54 dependent transcriptional regulator, which yields MKKASILVVDDDQDLLTAVRILLRPKVQQVFIESNPEHLLHVLAKEHIDLVLLDMNFKSTIHTGNEGLYWLSAIKEKYPQIRVVMITAYGAVDLAVKALKLGASDFIVKPWHNELLLETLQSALSEIKVASRRSKLVDKKSTDENPLIGSSAVMEDLQYKMNKVAPTDANILIMGENGTGKDVIAQVLHKKSLRQAMPYIKVDVGSLTETLFESELFGYKKGAFTDAREDRKGRFEHANGGTLFLDEIGNIGLHQQAKLLSVLQNRQVLPLGSSQPLPVDIRLLSATNVPIRSLADETRFRKDLIYRINTVEIQVPPLRERGDDVVLLAEYFLAHYITKYHKTIEGFESDALQKLRQYHFPGNVRELQYSIERAVIMSEYSGLRASDLLFSPIESPPPVESGVTDQPRNLEEMERKAIQQAMDRYSGNISKAARELGLTRAALYRRMEKYGI from the coding sequence ATGAAAAAGGCTTCCATACTGGTTGTTGATGATGATCAGGATCTGCTGACTGCCGTGCGGATTCTATTGCGTCCCAAAGTACAGCAGGTATTTATTGAATCTAATCCTGAACATTTATTGCATGTGCTTGCCAAAGAGCACATCGATCTGGTTTTGCTAGATATGAATTTTAAAAGTACCATTCATACCGGTAATGAGGGATTGTATTGGCTTTCTGCCATTAAAGAGAAGTATCCACAGATTCGTGTAGTGATGATTACCGCTTATGGTGCGGTAGATCTGGCAGTGAAAGCGCTAAAGCTCGGTGCTTCCGACTTTATTGTAAAACCTTGGCATAATGAGTTACTGCTTGAAACGCTGCAAAGCGCTCTTTCCGAAATAAAAGTGGCTTCCCGTCGAAGTAAGTTAGTCGATAAAAAGTCCACCGACGAGAATCCACTTATTGGAAGTTCTGCGGTGATGGAAGACCTGCAGTATAAGATGAATAAGGTGGCACCCACGGACGCCAATATTTTGATCATGGGTGAAAATGGAACCGGCAAAGATGTCATTGCGCAGGTACTACACAAGAAGTCGTTGCGGCAGGCTATGCCTTACATAAAAGTAGATGTGGGTTCGCTAACAGAAACTTTGTTTGAAAGTGAACTCTTTGGCTATAAGAAAGGTGCTTTTACCGATGCGCGTGAAGACCGCAAAGGACGTTTTGAACATGCTAACGGAGGCACATTGTTTTTGGACGAAATCGGAAATATTGGCTTACACCAACAGGCCAAGCTATTAAGCGTATTACAAAACAGACAAGTATTACCGCTGGGATCCTCTCAGCCACTACCGGTAGATATCCGACTATTGTCGGCTACCAATGTGCCCATTCGTTCATTAGCAGATGAAACACGATTTCGTAAAGATTTGATTTATCGCATTAATACCGTTGAGATCCAAGTGCCACCCTTGCGCGAGCGAGGAGATGACGTGGTTTTATTGGCCGAATATTTTCTTGCTCATTATATCACCAAATACCATAAGACGATAGAGGGTTTTGAGTCAGATGCCCTACAGAAATTGAGGCAATATCATTTTCCAGGCAATGTGCGAGAACTGCAATATAGCATTGAGCGTGCGGTGATTATGTCGGAGTATAGTGGGTTGCGTGCCTCAGATCTTTTGTTTTCACCGATAGAATCTCCTCCGCCTGTAGAAAGCGGTGTCACTGATCAGCCTCGCAATTTAGAAGAAATGGAACGCAAAGCCATTCAACAAGCTATGGATCGCTATAGTGGTAACATTAGTAAGGCTGCCCGTGAGTTGGGTTTGACACGCGCAGCGCTATATCGGAGGATGGAAAAATACGGTATATAG
- a CDS encoding HlyD family efflux transporter periplasmic adaptor subunit, translated as MDRAIEKKKWGTKRILTIVGVLALVGLIGASYYYTSGNSRLNVDSERISIFEVKEGTFQEFIPINGTVLPISSIYLDASVGGRVEEKFVEDGAHLRKGDPIMRLSNTDLELSLVNQETQVLNLLTQAQIAQTNAQQVTISNRNQMADVELAVKEAERLYTLNKKLYDEKAIGSQDYQKSVNDYNYQKQRIDLTRQILKQDEVSNNQKAGQDRKTYERTQSALELMRQKVGDLIVRSPVDGQLTSFDAEIGQNKNSGERLGQLDVLTGFKVRADIDEHYINRIFPGLEGQFTISGKPYRLEIKKVYTQVKDGRFQVDMEFVDEVPAGIRRGQTLQTRLALSDETKGILLAKGGFYQQTGGNWIFKLDKDGQTAYRMDIQLGRQNPEYYEVIGGLKPGDKVVVSSYETYDKVQELNIKK; from the coding sequence ATGGACAGAGCAATTGAGAAAAAAAAGTGGGGAACTAAACGCATACTTACCATCGTTGGCGTGTTGGCTTTGGTTGGATTAATCGGCGCAAGCTACTACTATACTAGTGGCAACAGCCGACTAAACGTGGATAGCGAGCGTATTAGCATCTTCGAGGTAAAAGAAGGGACTTTTCAGGAATTTATTCCGATCAACGGTACGGTGCTCCCAATTAGCAGTATTTACTTAGATGCTTCTGTAGGTGGCCGTGTCGAAGAAAAGTTTGTAGAGGATGGAGCACATTTGAGAAAAGGCGATCCGATTATGCGCCTTTCCAATACCGATTTGGAGTTAAGCTTGGTAAACCAGGAAACACAAGTGCTTAACTTATTAACACAAGCGCAGATCGCGCAGACTAACGCACAACAAGTCACCATTTCTAACAGAAACCAAATGGCCGATGTAGAACTGGCCGTAAAAGAAGCGGAGCGGTTGTACACGCTGAATAAGAAATTATATGACGAGAAAGCCATCGGTTCCCAAGATTACCAGAAATCGGTAAATGACTACAATTACCAGAAACAACGTATTGACCTTACTCGGCAAATTCTTAAACAAGATGAGGTATCCAATAACCAAAAGGCTGGCCAAGATCGTAAAACCTACGAACGTACTCAAAGTGCGCTGGAATTGATGCGGCAGAAAGTGGGCGACTTGATCGTACGATCGCCGGTTGACGGGCAATTGACCTCCTTCGATGCGGAGATCGGACAGAATAAAAATTCGGGCGAGCGGCTCGGTCAACTAGATGTGCTGACAGGCTTTAAGGTTCGTGCAGATATTGATGAGCATTATATCAACCGCATCTTCCCAGGCTTGGAAGGTCAATTCACGATCAGTGGCAAACCTTACCGTTTGGAGATTAAGAAAGTATATACACAAGTGAAAGACGGGCGTTTTCAAGTAGATATGGAGTTTGTCGACGAGGTACCTGCCGGTATCCGTAGAGGGCAGACCTTACAAACACGTCTGGCGCTTAGTGACGAAACCAAGGGCATTCTATTAGCTAAAGGCGGCTTCTATCAACAAACAGGTGGCAATTGGATCTTTAAGTTAGACAAGGATGGACAGACGGCATACAGAATGGATATACAATTAGGCCGACAAAACCCAGAATACTACGAAGTGATCGGTGGCCTGAAACCAGGAGACAAGGTGGTTGTATCCAGCTACGAGACATATGATAAAGTACAGGAACTAAATATTAAAAAATAG
- a CDS encoding TolC family protein, producing MWYKLILLIVSIITYVAQAFGQQDSVRSLSECLELAVANNPTLGRSALQLRENELQYRQSWQSLLPSLNGDISHSINTGRTINPTTNLFVEEIVNAGNLNLISNLNLQNGFRILHDIRRRSSAREAGKLEFDGQINVLKLDVITAYIKVLTGEDLIIQSQQQFEVTKERLRNAEVLFREGAVSPGDYYDIKGEYSLNLNTIEQNRQLANNARAELAGLLNISVEEIGSLHRIDIPAQMQVLDNKRLYELARVHLPQFQAWEWRKKEAESFIKAERSGLYPGLRFGAGFNTFYSSINPQSYPIQARDFLGRFVSVGLSIPIFNQFQVRNRINQAKIDLERVKWEEDIALNELRENTAKAVFDLEVARKNVDNLQQQEQSYAEAFRVAQVQFDLGATNSVIYLTAKNKLENAQNQLVVRRYEWLLQKYVNDFYSGSLDL from the coding sequence ATGTGGTACAAACTTATACTTCTTATTGTCTCTATAATCACTTACGTTGCCCAGGCATTTGGTCAGCAGGATTCTGTACGGAGCCTTTCTGAATGTCTGGAACTGGCAGTGGCCAACAACCCAACCTTGGGCAGATCTGCTTTGCAACTTCGAGAAAACGAATTACAATATAGACAATCCTGGCAAAGCTTGTTGCCCAGCTTAAACGGTGATATATCGCACAGCATTAATACGGGAAGGACGATAAATCCAACCACCAACCTTTTTGTAGAGGAAATTGTAAATGCCGGGAATCTGAATCTGATTTCTAACCTTAATCTTCAGAACGGATTTCGCATACTTCACGATATTCGCCGTCGTTCTTCTGCGCGAGAAGCCGGTAAACTGGAGTTTGATGGACAAATAAATGTGTTAAAACTAGATGTGATTACGGCGTATATCAAAGTGCTTACGGGCGAAGACCTGATCATCCAGTCTCAACAGCAATTTGAGGTTACGAAAGAACGCCTACGCAATGCAGAAGTGCTTTTTCGGGAGGGGGCTGTTTCGCCAGGAGATTATTACGATATCAAGGGAGAGTATAGCCTAAACTTAAATACGATCGAACAAAACAGGCAGCTGGCCAATAACGCGCGTGCGGAATTGGCTGGTCTATTAAATATTTCGGTGGAGGAAATAGGTAGTTTGCACCGCATCGACATTCCAGCGCAAATGCAGGTGTTAGACAATAAACGTCTATACGAGCTAGCGCGTGTTCATTTGCCACAGTTTCAGGCTTGGGAATGGCGGAAAAAGGAGGCAGAGAGTTTTATCAAAGCAGAAAGATCCGGATTGTATCCAGGACTGCGTTTTGGAGCGGGCTTTAACACGTTCTACTCCAGCATCAATCCGCAATCTTACCCTATTCAGGCGCGTGATTTCTTAGGGCGTTTTGTGTCTGTTGGTTTAAGTATTCCGATATTTAACCAATTTCAGGTGCGGAATCGGATCAATCAGGCCAAGATCGATCTGGAGCGTGTGAAATGGGAAGAAGATATTGCCCTGAATGAGTTGCGCGAAAATACAGCCAAAGCGGTCTTTGATTTAGAAGTAGCGCGTAAAAATGTAGACAACTTACAGCAGCAAGAACAGAGTTATGCCGAAGCTTTTCGTGTAGCGCAGGTCCAGTTTGATTTAGGGGCAACGAACTCGGTTATTTATTTAACTGCCAAAAATAAGTTGGAAAATGCGCAAAACCAGTTAGTAGTCAGGCGATATGAATGGCTTCTGCAAAAATATGTCAATGATTTTTACTCCGGGTCGTTAGATTTATAG
- a CDS encoding ABC transporter permease, producing the protein MIRNFFKSAFRNLWKTKGYSFLNIFGLAVGVTAAALIFLWVESQITKDDHFPDKKDIYVVKSIQKYDGATNIFESTPGPFAQAAAEDISGIKHIARTDWGNWLLFSVDDNGISQSGHYADPSLLDILSVEFKAGDKRQALSELNNVVLSESAAKRLFGNGAAVGQTVRVNNEESYTVTGVIKDLPKNSSFKFDWLINFKKFELANPWLENWNANGLRTIVQLQPEASLSAVNATLLDFAKLKTSGETAYYQNFLYPMSRWTLYNSFDNDGMEREGAIKNIRLFSIIAWVVLLIACINFMNLATARSEKRAKEVGMRKVVGAKRHTLILQFLSESMISAFFAVLFAIGLIYLAIGPFNTMLKTDLSVRLFEPLHLYFLLGIVVICGLLAGSYPAFYLSSFNPLKTLKGAKQNAGTAGLIRRGLVIVQYTASILLVICTVIIYQQIQHTKNRDIGFERSQVITTSLQGDMAKKIHLIKDQLIATGDIESVGVSDNNIMNIGSNASGFDWDGKAKDSQVLISILNGDEGLIPSLSMQLHDGRNFKPQLVGDSTALIINETLARMIKRDGLVAGQTLHWNNEARMIVGVVKDFVYNDVFSSSPEPLIISPTDYAYGQLYMKTKAGIDLPEMLVRMEKIIKANNPAYPVEYKFLDETFDRQFSSVMMIQHLATVFAVLSIIISCLGLFGLASFSAQQRAKEISIRKVLGASITRLVSMLNREFVVLVGLSCLIAFPLGWWFMHDWLGNYKYRIDISWIVFALAAGLAIAIAILTVSTQALRAATANPTKTLKNE; encoded by the coding sequence ATGATCAGGAATTTTTTCAAATCGGCGTTTCGAAATCTTTGGAAAACCAAAGGCTACAGTTTTCTGAACATTTTCGGCCTGGCTGTAGGGGTCACAGCTGCAGCACTCATCTTTCTTTGGGTGGAAAGCCAAATAACTAAAGACGACCACTTTCCCGACAAGAAGGATATCTATGTGGTCAAATCTATTCAGAAGTATGATGGCGCGACCAACATCTTTGAGTCCACACCAGGCCCTTTTGCTCAAGCAGCTGCAGAAGATATTTCTGGCATTAAGCATATCGCGCGCACAGACTGGGGCAACTGGCTTTTATTTTCCGTAGATGATAACGGAATCTCTCAATCGGGACATTATGCTGATCCTAGCCTATTGGACATTCTGTCCGTAGAATTTAAAGCTGGTGATAAACGCCAGGCGCTTTCTGAATTAAATAACGTTGTGCTAAGCGAGTCGGCCGCCAAACGCTTATTCGGAAACGGGGCTGCTGTTGGCCAAACCGTTCGGGTAAATAATGAGGAGAGTTACACCGTCACCGGTGTGATAAAAGATCTTCCTAAAAATAGCAGCTTCAAATTTGATTGGCTGATTAATTTTAAAAAATTCGAGCTGGCCAATCCGTGGTTGGAAAATTGGAATGCTAACGGCTTACGTACCATCGTTCAATTACAGCCTGAGGCCTCCTTGTCGGCGGTAAATGCCACGCTGTTAGATTTTGCAAAATTAAAAACCAGTGGCGAAACTGCTTATTATCAAAACTTCCTCTATCCTATGAGCCGCTGGACACTGTATAACTCCTTTGATAACGATGGCATGGAGCGCGAAGGCGCCATTAAAAACATTCGCCTATTCAGCATCATCGCCTGGGTAGTGTTGCTGATAGCCTGTATTAACTTTATGAATCTGGCAACAGCACGTTCGGAGAAACGCGCCAAAGAAGTCGGCATGCGAAAAGTCGTAGGTGCCAAGAGACACACGCTGATTTTACAATTCTTAAGCGAATCTATGATCAGTGCATTTTTTGCCGTGCTATTTGCGATCGGTTTGATTTACCTCGCCATAGGCCCTTTCAACACGATGCTAAAAACAGATTTATCAGTGCGGTTATTTGAACCTTTACATCTGTATTTTTTGCTAGGGATTGTGGTGATTTGCGGGCTGCTGGCCGGCAGCTACCCCGCTTTTTACTTGTCTTCGTTCAACCCGTTGAAAACACTGAAAGGGGCGAAGCAAAACGCAGGCACCGCTGGACTTATCCGCCGTGGATTAGTGATTGTACAATACACCGCCTCTATCCTACTCGTCATCTGCACGGTGATTATCTATCAGCAAATACAGCATACCAAAAACCGGGATATAGGTTTCGAACGTAGCCAGGTCATTACGACGTCGCTTCAGGGCGATATGGCCAAAAAGATCCATCTTATCAAAGATCAACTTATTGCAACGGGCGACATCGAAAGTGTGGGCGTGAGTGACAACAATATCATGAATATCGGATCCAATGCCAGCGGCTTTGATTGGGATGGCAAAGCGAAAGACAGCCAGGTACTTATTAGCATTTTAAATGGTGATGAGGGTTTGATTCCTAGCCTCAGCATGCAACTGCACGATGGGAGAAACTTTAAACCACAACTTGTAGGCGACAGTACTGCGCTAATTATTAACGAAACACTGGCTCGAATGATTAAGCGGGATGGACTGGTCGCTGGGCAAACTTTGCATTGGAACAATGAAGCACGTATGATTGTGGGTGTGGTTAAAGACTTCGTGTACAACGATGTATTTTCCAGTAGTCCCGAACCATTGATCATCAGTCCTACGGATTACGCTTACGGCCAGCTTTATATGAAAACAAAGGCAGGCATTGATTTACCTGAAATGTTAGTTCGAATGGAAAAGATCATAAAAGCGAATAACCCGGCTTATCCCGTTGAATATAAGTTCCTCGATGAGACCTTTGATCGCCAATTTAGCTCTGTGATGATGATCCAACATTTGGCGACCGTGTTTGCGGTACTGTCCATTATTATTTCTTGTCTGGGCTTATTTGGACTAGCTTCTTTTTCCGCGCAGCAACGCGCCAAAGAAATCAGCATCCGTAAAGTATTAGGGGCATCCATCACGCGTTTGGTCAGCATGCTGAATCGCGAATTTGTCGTTTTAGTCGGATTATCTTGTCTGATTGCCTTTCCGTTGGGCTGGTGGTTTATGCACGATTGGCTGGGCAACTACAAATACCGGATTGACATAAGCTGGATCGTATTTGCCTTGGCAGCGGGATTAGCGATCGCAATTGCCATATTAACGGTAAGCACACAAGCATTACGTGCGGCGACAGCCAACCCAACGAAAACCCTGAAAAATGAATAA
- a CDS encoding HAMP domain-containing sensor histidine kinase: MGNLQFKEFVRALLLMGLCSAAGYLFFAQALSYAIIAAILALILVFQWFNRHIWLQKQIDEFSEAVKYRDFTRRYAVKKTRNIENQLYASFNRINEAFKDVSAKREIQHQYLTKVINMLDSALIFYHADSGKVEWINSAFKEMFETPHLGNIRGLKKRRTELYEKTMQLKIGQQHIETAHSSKGRIKLLIQVSEFETEDGLYRIVMYQNVNDAMDETENRAWHKLLRVLTHEIMNSIAPISSIAETLHGRLEQTAYSDELEDVKVGVHTIKKRSEGLLKFAKSYRLINKVDKPKFTEIAVVQLFENIYNLLEPSFLQKGVDVDIILKNTRAVIQADLHLIEQVVINLMLNAMEAVKDAENPYISMSALEENGRVQLKISDNGEGMEAEIQEQIFTPFFTTKKTGSGIGLTLSKQIMLVHNGNIFVYSELGKGSTFTLQF, encoded by the coding sequence ATGGGGAATCTTCAATTCAAAGAATTCGTTCGGGCATTGCTACTGATGGGACTGTGCTCCGCCGCTGGCTATTTATTTTTTGCACAAGCGCTATCTTATGCTATTATAGCTGCTATACTCGCTTTAATATTAGTTTTCCAATGGTTCAACCGACATATCTGGTTACAGAAACAGATCGATGAGTTTTCGGAAGCGGTGAAATACCGCGATTTCACCCGCCGTTATGCTGTCAAAAAAACGCGTAATATCGAAAATCAGCTGTATGCTTCTTTCAATAGGATCAATGAGGCTTTCAAAGATGTGAGTGCCAAACGCGAAATTCAACATCAATACCTGACCAAAGTGATCAACATGCTCGACTCCGCACTGATTTTTTACCATGCGGATAGCGGTAAGGTGGAGTGGATAAATAGTGCATTTAAGGAAATGTTTGAGACGCCTCACTTGGGTAATATAAGGGGTTTGAAGAAGCGTCGTACGGAGCTTTATGAGAAGACCATGCAGCTCAAAATTGGTCAGCAACATATAGAAACGGCTCACTCTAGTAAGGGCCGAATTAAATTGTTGATCCAAGTATCGGAGTTTGAGACGGAAGATGGTTTGTATCGTATCGTGATGTACCAAAATGTAAACGACGCCATGGATGAAACTGAAAACCGTGCTTGGCATAAATTATTGCGGGTGCTTACCCACGAAATCATGAATTCCATCGCGCCGATATCATCCATTGCTGAAACGCTGCACGGTCGTTTGGAGCAGACCGCTTACAGCGATGAGCTGGAAGATGTAAAAGTAGGCGTTCATACGATCAAAAAGCGCAGCGAAGGTCTGCTCAAATTTGCTAAAAGCTACCGGCTAATCAATAAAGTGGACAAACCTAAGTTTACGGAAATAGCAGTCGTGCAGCTTTTTGAGAATATTTATAATTTGTTAGAGCCGTCCTTTCTCCAAAAAGGCGTGGATGTGGATATTATTCTAAAAAATACCCGAGCCGTCATACAAGCAGATCTACACTTGATTGAGCAGGTAGTGATTAACCTAATGCTTAATGCAATGGAAGCGGTTAAAGATGCGGAAAACCCGTATATCAGCATGTCGGCGTTAGAAGAAAATGGACGTGTGCAGCTTAAAATATCGGACAATGGAGAGGGAATGGAGGCAGAGATTCAGGAACAAATTTTTACGCCCTTCTTTACCACCAAAAAAACGGGTAGCGGCATCGGCTTAACACTCAGCAAACAGATTATGCTGGTTCATAATGGTAATATCTTTGTATACAGCGAGCTGGGAAAAGGTAGCACGTTTACGTTACAGTTCTAG
- a CDS encoding ABC transporter permease, which translates to MTNSYFKTAWRAIRKNKGFTLLNIFGLAMGITCFMLLSAYLVHEWNYDRFHPNIDRLAWVSYGYKGDSETEYQYIPTTPTAVAPTLKNEFAEVEEAVRLAEYSGESVVKTGTQTVVETKLLYGDEGFFRVLNYPFTEGTLHDELLSQPYQIVITENLAKKYFHDQSALGQTLVIDDQPWKVTGVIENPPTNTRFAFHAVLSNKHLKRYQEQVWHSANDVTLLLLNNVNSFGPLQEHVTSFIDKRFKNSPDKAAQIKVNIERLAEVHLFSEAGRGNLMYMYIFAALAVAIIVLASVNFTNLILARSSERAKEVGVKKVLGAARYAIFYQFLLECALMIGIATAIAVVCAWLLLPAFSQYIGVEMHLHFWNQPLFYLAILVFTLFMSLLGGGWPAWLISKLRPLQILKVKGATAGEGFGSGKVLVVLQFCISLLFITCTLFATRQLQFLQETNTGLNREQVIILNGSVLKDADRTTLKNNLLRLPAVKGVTASYDSPVSVQGGYTAFDIEGKGGDLEISVTAIPIEKDFLSVFEIPIVAGQNLTDADILRTRDTSSAQEYPFIINKLAANAMGFVPEEAIGKHMNLNGRLGKITTVVENFNFASLKEEVQPIVLFPEYDYFGNIFIKIDRHANMASTLVAIGTVWKTIKPDIPFESHFLDEDYAALYKHERQTAKIMGLFSAITICIACLGLFALSAYAAQRRIKEIGIRKVLGASIARIVALLTIDFVSLVCIALCISIPITWWIMHHWLQEFTYRISIDWWMFLLAGGVTISIAFLTVSFQAIKAALANPVDSLRDE; encoded by the coding sequence ATGACCAATTCCTACTTTAAAACCGCTTGGCGAGCCATTCGTAAAAACAAAGGGTTTACGTTGTTAAATATCTTTGGATTAGCCATGGGCATCACCTGCTTTATGCTGCTGTCGGCTTACCTCGTCCACGAATGGAATTACGATCGTTTTCATCCAAACATCGATCGACTCGCGTGGGTATCTTATGGGTACAAAGGGGATTCGGAAACGGAGTACCAATATATTCCTACTACTCCAACGGCGGTTGCTCCCACCCTAAAAAACGAATTTGCAGAGGTAGAAGAGGCGGTTCGCTTAGCCGAATATTCTGGCGAATCGGTCGTGAAAACAGGTACGCAAACGGTAGTGGAGACCAAATTATTATACGGGGACGAAGGATTTTTCCGTGTACTGAACTATCCTTTTACAGAAGGTACACTACATGATGAATTGTTATCACAGCCGTACCAAATTGTAATCACAGAAAATTTAGCTAAAAAATACTTCCATGATCAGTCTGCTTTAGGGCAGACGCTAGTTATCGATGATCAACCCTGGAAGGTTACCGGTGTGATAGAGAATCCTCCTACCAATACGCGCTTTGCCTTTCATGCCGTCTTATCCAACAAACACCTGAAACGATATCAAGAGCAAGTATGGCATTCGGCGAATGATGTTACGCTGTTATTATTAAACAATGTGAACAGCTTTGGTCCCTTACAAGAGCACGTTACATCCTTTATTGACAAAAGATTTAAAAATTCTCCGGATAAAGCTGCACAAATCAAGGTAAATATCGAAAGGCTAGCCGAGGTCCATTTGTTTTCAGAAGCAGGCCGGGGCAATTTAATGTACATGTATATCTTCGCAGCCTTGGCTGTGGCTATTATTGTACTGGCCAGCGTAAACTTTACCAATTTAATTTTGGCTCGTTCTTCTGAGCGCGCCAAAGAAGTAGGCGTAAAGAAAGTATTGGGTGCTGCTCGTTATGCTATTTTTTACCAATTTCTGTTGGAATGTGCACTGATGATCGGAATAGCGACTGCAATAGCTGTAGTTTGCGCTTGGTTGTTACTTCCTGCATTCAGCCAGTACATTGGTGTGGAGATGCATTTGCACTTTTGGAATCAACCACTATTCTATCTAGCCATTTTGGTATTTACTCTATTCATGTCACTCCTCGGCGGAGGCTGGCCAGCTTGGTTAATATCCAAACTTCGCCCTCTGCAGATATTAAAAGTAAAAGGCGCAACTGCTGGAGAGGGTTTTGGTTCGGGCAAAGTATTAGTCGTCCTGCAATTTTGCATCTCTTTACTCTTTATCACCTGTACTCTTTTTGCTACCCGTCAGCTACAATTTCTACAGGAAACCAATACAGGGCTAAATCGCGAACAAGTAATTATATTAAATGGTAGCGTACTTAAAGACGCGGACCGCACGACGCTGAAGAATAATCTACTCCGTCTCCCTGCTGTAAAAGGGGTAACCGCTTCTTACGACTCTCCTGTCTCAGTACAAGGTGGATATACTGCTTTTGATATAGAAGGCAAAGGCGGCGATTTAGAAATAAGCGTTACGGCCATTCCAATAGAAAAAGATTTTCTGTCTGTGTTTGAAATTCCTATTGTAGCTGGACAAAATCTGACCGACGCAGACATCCTTCGTACACGCGACACCAGTTCTGCTCAAGAGTACCCCTTCATTATTAATAAACTAGCGGCAAATGCGATGGGCTTTGTGCCTGAGGAGGCCATCGGCAAACACATGAACTTAAATGGTCGTTTAGGAAAAATCACCACCGTCGTAGAAAACTTTAATTTCGCCTCTCTGAAAGAAGAAGTGCAGCCGATAGTGCTATTTCCGGAGTACGACTATTTTGGGAATATCTTCATCAAAATAGATCGACATGCTAATATGGCCAGTACATTGGTTGCTATCGGAACCGTCTGGAAAACAATTAAACCAGATATTCCTTTTGAATCGCACTTTCTAGACGAAGACTACGCGGCCCTTTACAAGCATGAGCGCCAAACCGCTAAAATAATGGGGCTATTTTCTGCTATTACGATCTGCATTGCCTGTTTAGGACTATTCGCCTTGTCTGCTTATGCTGCGCAGCGGCGGATTAAAGAAATTGGCATCCGAAAAGTATTGGGAGCGTCTATCGCTCGAATCGTCGCCTTGCTCACCATAGATTTTGTGTCTTTAGTATGCATTGCATTATGCATTAGTATTCCTATAACCTGGTGGATTATGCATCATTGGCTACAGGAGTTTACCTATCGCATCAGCATAGATTGGTGGATGTTCCTCTTGGCAGGCGGAGTAACCATCAGCATTGCATTTCTCACGGTAAGCTTTCAGGCTATTAAAGCTGCGTTAGCGAATCCTGTAGATAGCTTGAGGGATGAGTAA